From Draconibacterium halophilum, one genomic window encodes:
- a CDS encoding esterase, whose translation MNIKRLFLAIAILACFSISYAQELSNFMGQAPIISPEITETEVTFRFMAPNADSVKITGGFAPTVKMTTSFGEMDVPGSLNLTKDEKGLWSITLPIPEPELYTYNFIVDGTSINDPNNTFMQRDGTRYLSVLLVPGELTENYFEAEKRGNIHQVWYDSPTIGLNRRMFVYTPYGYEAGDKSYPVLYLLHGAGGDEDAWSSMGRTRQILDNLIEKGLAEPMICVMPNGNPNQKAAITTQLPVAEYDYRDPANRDLYVNSIVKDIVPYIEKNYRVISDPAHRAIAGLSMGGGHTISATLMYPGFFDYICPLSMGIGGMRFGGSEADQEEMMKNYETQFKALKKEGYKLYFLACGDSDFLFESAKTLNKMLTDTGLEHTFYVTTGGHTWSNWRIYLNTFAPKLFK comes from the coding sequence ATGAACATAAAAAGACTTTTTCTAGCCATCGCAATTTTGGCTTGCTTTTCGATATCGTATGCCCAGGAACTTTCTAATTTTATGGGGCAAGCACCTATCATTTCTCCCGAAATTACTGAAACCGAAGTAACATTTCGCTTTATGGCTCCTAATGCCGACTCGGTAAAAATTACAGGTGGTTTTGCGCCAACTGTAAAAATGACAACTTCATTTGGCGAGATGGACGTGCCCGGGAGTCTCAATCTTACAAAAGATGAAAAGGGACTGTGGTCGATTACCTTGCCTATTCCTGAGCCAGAACTTTATACCTATAATTTTATTGTTGACGGAACAAGTATTAACGATCCGAACAATACTTTTATGCAGCGCGACGGTACACGCTATTTAAGTGTTTTACTGGTTCCCGGTGAACTGACTGAGAATTATTTTGAAGCCGAAAAACGAGGAAATATACATCAGGTTTGGTACGATTCTCCCACTATTGGACTTAACCGTAGAATGTTCGTTTATACTCCGTATGGTTACGAAGCTGGTGACAAAAGTTACCCGGTATTATACTTGTTACACGGTGCCGGAGGCGATGAAGATGCATGGAGTTCGATGGGGCGTACCCGTCAGATTTTGGACAACTTGATTGAAAAAGGACTTGCCGAGCCTATGATTTGTGTAATGCCAAACGGAAATCCGAATCAAAAGGCAGCTATTACCACTCAATTGCCGGTAGCAGAATACGATTACAGAGATCCTGCAAACAGAGACCTCTATGTAAATAGTATTGTGAAAGACATTGTTCCTTATATTGAAAAGAACTATCGTGTGATTTCTGATCCGGCTCACCGTGCCATTGCTGGTCTTTCAATGGGTGGCGGACATACGATCTCTGCAACGTTGATGTATCCGGGGTTTTTCGATTACATCTGCCCGTTGAGTATGGGAATTGGCGGAATGAGATTTGGAGGCAGTGAAGCCGACCAGGAGGAAATGATGAAGAATTATGAGACACAGTTTAAAGCACTTAAAAAAGAAGGTTACAAACTATACTTTTTGGCTTGTGGTGATTCTGATTTTCTTTTTGAATCAGCCAAAACGCTCAATAAAATGCTAACAGATACTGGTTTAGAACACACTTTTTATGTAACTACGGGTGGCCATACCTGGTCGAACTGGCGGATTTACCTGAATACTTTTGCGCCAAAGTTGTTTAAATAA